A window of the Lactuca sativa cultivar Salinas chromosome 7, Lsat_Salinas_v11, whole genome shotgun sequence genome harbors these coding sequences:
- the LOC111877276 gene encoding uncharacterized protein LOC111877276 yields the protein MQLVDVREALLEVGEKDNDVAVASEATSLAEKELGDFGINNYLSKDMHVDNAIKEINKLIEYFKDYRETGFSKAIIEAKEIAIELGIDPIFPQKRLIQRKRSSSLETRFEQFKEYDKLFGFLFPHNLKGMEDKDLKSSCHRLEKALKFEERSDIDAEELYTELKLFETLDTNEFNNPIDVLKFLKELDYFPNASIAYRILLTIPVTVASAKRNFSKLKLLKSYLRSAMNQQRLSGLAMISIENEILENIEYDELINQFAIKNARRASQIVG from the exons ATGCAACTTGTTGATGTACGAGAAGCTTTACTTGAAGTTGGAGAAAAGGATAATGATGTTGCGGTTGCAAGTGAAGCAACTTCATTGGCAGAGAAAGAACTTGGTGACTTTGGTATCAACAATTATTTG TCAAAGGATATGCATGTTgataatgctattaaagaaatAAACAAATTGATTGAATACTTCAAAGATTATAGAGAAACTGGTTTTTCTAAAGCGATTATTGAAGCTAAGGAGATTGCTATTGAATTGGGTATTGATCCAATATTTCCACAAAAGCGTTTGATTCAAAGGAAAAGAAG TTCTTCTCTTGAGACAAGATTTGAACAATTCAAAGAGTATGACaaattatttggttttttatttccaCATAATTTGAAGGGAATGGAAGATAAAGATCTTAAGTCGTCTTGTCATCGCCTTGAAAAAGCACTCAAGTTTGAAGAAAGATCGGATATTGATGCTGAAGAACTTTATACAGAGTTGAAATTATTTGAGACATTGGACACCAATGAATTTAACAACCCTATAgatgttttgaagtttttgaaagaACTTGATTATTTCCCAAATGCAAGCATTGCATATAGAATATTGTTGACTATTCCAGTAACAGTGGCATCTGCAAAAAGAAATTTTTCGAAATTGAAGTTGTTGAAATCTTACTTACGCTCAGCAATGAACCAACAAAGACTTAGCGGTTTGGCCATGATATCTATCGAGAACGAAATCTTAGAGAATATAGAGTACGATGAGTTGATCAACCAATTTGCTATCAAGAATGCTAGGAGAGCTTCACAAATCGTCGGCTAG